In Fusarium falciforme chromosome 10, complete sequence, a single genomic region encodes these proteins:
- a CDS encoding Xylanolytic transcriptional activator xlnR — MLSNPLQRFSPYQNIASSNISPDGNVQQTQIQGNGLETLGQNHQYPIQPLSQPVSIQNPHLARAGPQTKNRQHPYGATARGSAASGIRRRISRACDQCNQLRTKCDGQHPCAHCIEFGLGCEYIRERKKRGKASRKELAQQAAAQAAAAGKGQNPEEIAGENNQSSNKELETSNILHSGERQPSTSSKSSKDQSDDVMRHTQGLEGLENLGMSEQPQLGRPPALDGEQMENHGGLDLNGFGNMTHNYDTQGLELNGQPYGPGGRNSMSGYSEFPYSMQAQSPPNFGNNTTFRMGNSPLGYSMGKGASPGWGISMASPPGQYQSQVPQTSFGNSKLRYPVLEPLIPHLNNILPISLACDLVDLYFASSSSAQMHPMSPYVLGFVLRKKYFLHPTKPRHCQPALLASMLWVAAQTSDAPFLASTPSARAKTCQKLLELTVYLLRPLIHTTSGDAPSPVADGVALGGLGVAMPGSISLDALTGESGPFGAAGSLDDVITYIHLAVVVSASEYKGASMRWWTAAWGLARELKLGRELPVGPSPTSQETSAMDTETGDDQDGNSGGYVAEEEREERRRIWWLLYIVDRHLALCYNRPLFLLDIECQGLLQPMDDKAWQNGDFSSLSSSNTDPSLLNTGPEGYVSDSSQICGPQYECRGHSIFGYFLPLMTILGEVVDLHHAKNHPRFGIAFRPGHEWDAQTAEITRHLEIYEQSLQAFELKHLPRSGDDKGDGQHGENNELSGVPETTTPSVHSVHSSGSGRLTEGNIQTRIVMAYGTHVMHVLHILLAGKWDPINLLDDDDLWISSQGFITATSHAVAAAEAINQILEFDPGLEFMPFFFGIYLLQGSFLLLLIADKLQSEASPSVAKACETIVRAHEACVVTLSTEYQRKFSKVMRSALAQVRGRVPEDLGEQQQRRRELLALYRWTKDGTGLAL, encoded by the exons ATGTTGTCCAACCCTCTTCAGCGCTTTTCTCCCTACCAGAACATTGCCTCTTCAAACATCTCACCAGATGGCAATGTTCAGCAGACTCAGATCCAAGGCAATGGATTAGAGACACTCGGGCAGAACCACCAGTATCCAATTCAACCACTTTCACAGCCAGTGTCCATCCAGAACCCTCATCTGGCGAGGGCAGGCCCTCAGACGAAGAATCGACAACACCCTTATGGAGCTACTGCTCGTGGATCTGCGGCGTCAGGCATTCGTAGGAGGATTAGCCGAGCCTGTGATCAATGCAACCAGCTTCGGACAAAATGCGATGGCCAGCACCCCTGCGCACACTGCATTG AGTTCGGCCTGGGGTGCGAATACATCCgtgagaggaagaagagaggaaagGCCTCCCGAAAAGAATTGGCCCAGCAAGCTGCTGCTCAGGCTGCGGCGGCTGGAAAAGGCCAAAACCCAGAGGAAATTGCGGGCGAGAACAACCAATCCTCCAACAAAGAACTCGAGACTTCCAACATCCTCCACTCTGGCGAACGACAACCGAGCACAAGCAGTAAATCGAGCAAGGATCAAAGCGACGATGTTATGCGACACACCCAGGGTCTGGAAGGTCTTGAGAACCTCGGCATGAGTGAACAGCCCCAGCTTGGACGCCCTCCGGCCCTGGACGGCGAGCAAATGGAGAACCACGGAGGCCTGGATTTGAATGGATTCGGGAACATGACACACAACTACGATACCCAAGGCCTGGAGCTCAATGGCCAACCTTATGGTCCTGGTGGTCGAAATAGTATGTCGGGTTATTCTGAGTTTCCATATTCGATGCAAGCCCAGAGCCCACCGAACTTTGGCAACAACACGACTTTTCGAATGGGAAATAGTCCACTCGGATACTCGATGGGCAAGGGGGCATCTCCTGGCTGGGGAATCTCGATGGCTTCGCCACCAGGCCAATACCAATCTCAGGTTCCCCAAACGAGCTTCGGCAACTCGAAACTGCGATATCCCGTTCTCGAACCTTTGATCCCTCACCTCAACAATATTCTGCCAATCTCTCTCGCCTGCGATCTCGTCGATCTGTATTTCGCGTCTTCGTCATCAGCTCAGATGCATCCGATGTCACCCTATGTGTTAGGATTTGTCCTTCGAAAGAAATACTTCCTCCATCCCACAAAACCGAGACATTGCCAGCCGGCCCTTCTGGCGAGCATGCTATGGGTTGCGGCGCAGACGAGCGATGCTCCTTTCCTGGCCAGCACGCCTTCAGCTCGTGCTAAAACATGccagaagctcctcgagctAACAGTTTATCTTCTTCGGCCACTTATTCATACAACTTCAGGAGATGCTCCAAGCCCAGTGGCTGACGGAGTTGCGCTTGGTGGATTGGGTGTAGCCATGCCTGGGTCCATTAGCCTGGATGCTCTGACGGGCGAGTCAGGGCCATTCGGTGCCGCGGGAAGCCTGGACGATGTGATCACCTACATTCACCTGGCAGTTGTTGTCTCGGCGAGTGAGTACAAGGGCGCTAGTATGAGATGGTGGACTGCTGCTTGGGGCCTCGCGCGAGAGCTGAAGCTGGGACGCGAGTTGCCGGTTGGTCCATCGCCCACAAGCCAAGAAACCAGTGCCATGGACACTGAGACCGGGGATGATCAGGATGGCAACAGTGGCGGATACGTGGCAGAGGAGGAACGTGAAGAGCGGCGCCGGATATGGTGGCTCCTCTATATTGTCGACAGGCACTTGGCTCTGTGCTACAATCGCCCCTTGTTTCTCCTGGATATCGAATGCCAGGGTTTGCTGCAGCCCATGGATGACAAGGCATGGCAAAATGGGGATTTTAGCAGCCTTTCCAGCTCCAATACGGATCCCAGTCTACTCAACACTGGACCTGAAGGATACGTCTCGGATTCGTCGCAAATATGCGGGCCCCAGTACGAGTGTCGAGGCCATAGTATCTTTGGATACTTTCTCCCCTTGATGACAATTCTGGGCGAAGTCGTGGATCTGCACCACGCAAAGAACCATCCGCGGTTTGGCATTGCTTTCCGTCCAGGACACGAATGGGATGCCCAGACGGCAGAAATCACTCGGCATTTGGAGATATATGAGCAGAGCTTGCAGGCCTTTGAGCTTAAGCATTTGCCACGCTCAGGAGACGACAAAGGTGACGGGCAGCACGGCGAGAATAACGAACTCTCTGGAGTTCCTGAAACCACGACACCGTCAGTTCACTCGGTGCATTCCAGCGGATCAGGTCGACTCACGGAGGGCAACATTCAGACCCGGATTGTCATGGCATACGGTACACACGTGATGCATGTGTTGCACATTCTCTTGGCTGGGAAGTGGGATCCGATCAACTTgcttgatgacgacgacctcTGGATTTCATCACAAGGGTTCATCACGGCAACGAGCCATGCGGTAGCGGCGGCCGAAGCCATCAACCAGATCCTCGAGTTCGACCCCGGACTGGAGTTtatgcccttcttcttcggtATTTATCTCCTTCAGGGATCGTTCTTGTTGCTTCTTATTGCAGATAAGCTGCAGTCAGAAGCATCGCCCAGCGTTGCTAAGGCGTGCGAGACCATCGTGCGGGCTCACGAGGCATGTGTT